Within Verrucomicrobiota bacterium, the genomic segment GGAATTCAGTCACCTCCAGAGGACCACCTCGCAAAGAGTATGGCAGAGTGGAATACAATGTTAGCAGAATAACTCTTAATCATGATGAATCGTAGACATTTTCTCAAGGGCACCACTCTCGCGGCGGCTCCACTTTTCTTACCTCGTAGCCTTTTTGGATCCAGTTCTCCGTCTAATACGATCAATCTTGGGTTTATCGGAATGGGAGGTCAGGGTCAGGGCCGAAACCTCCGCGGATTTATCAGCAACGAGAACGTCCGGGTTATCGCGGTCTGCGACTGCCATCTGAAACGCGCGAGACAGGCAAAACGTGCGGTCGATAAGACTTATCAAAACAAAGAGTGTGCCCTGTATCAGGATTTTCGGGATTTGCTTGCCAGAGAGGATATCGATGCCGTTGTGATTTCGACCCCTGACCAGTGGCATGTCCCGATGTCGCTGATGGCCCTTGAAGCCGGAAAGCATGTATTTTGCGAAAAGCCAACTCTTACCATTGTTGAGGGTCGGGATCTTGTTGGCGCCTTTGCTGCAAGTGACCGAGTTTTCCAATGGGGAATAGAAGACCGCACGATGACCAAATACTACCTTCTTGCCGGCTGGGCCCGAAGTGGACTCATCGGGGACATACACGAAGTCAACTGCACTCTGCCAAAGCACGATCCTTTCTCCCGCGAAGAACCTGTAGCTCCGCCCAAGGAGCTTGACTGGAACCTCTGGCTTGGACCGGCACCATTTGTCGAATACACGCCCAGCGCGTTGGACATGTTTCACTGGCGTTTGAACAGCGATTACGGTGGAGGGATGCTTTCGGATTGGGGTACTCACCTTTGCGACACGGCTCAGGTCGGTCTTGGAGTCGATGAAACAGGACCGGTTGAAGCCTTCGGAACCAGCCGTGAACTGGATTCTTCCGCTTGGAACACGGATACTCCCATCGATTTTGAACTCACCCTCAAGTATGAAAACGGTGCCGAGCTCCACGTTGCTGACAACGCTACCTACAAGACTCTTCTTCTTGAATTCAAAGGCTCAAATGGCTGGGTCCGCTGCACCGGTTGGGATGGAAAGCTTGAAGCCAGCGATCCAACAATCCTTCGAACACGAAACTTCGGTCCAGAGGCAAATTATTGGCCCAAACCGAAAGTTGAACACGAAGACTTTATCGACGCGATTGTAGCCGGTCATCGTGAAACCGCTTACGACCCGGAAGCCGGCCACCGCCTGTGCACCGCTTTGCATGTGGGCCACATTGCACTGCGGGAAGGGCATCGTGTCGGATGGGACCCTCGGGAAGAATCGTTTACGACCGACCGGACCTCAAACGAGGCGAGCAAAGTTTACACGCGAGAAGATCGCGATTGGGAAAACGCGTAACGGTTGGAGTCGAATTCCAGCTGCGTGAGTCAGAAAAGTCAGTGAAACCCTGAACTGTGGAGGGACGCCGTCTCGGCGTTCGCAACGCTTGGCAATTCAGATAATCAAACGGTCCGCGAGACGCGGACCCTCCAGCGACTCTTTGGCTGAAAAAGCGAATTCGCTACTCAAAGATCTTTTTAGAAACAAACTTCACAAACGACAAACTAGCCGAACGAAAAGTTAGAGGCTCCGCCTTATCTCCCCGCTGATGCGAAAGATCTATTCAAGATCAAGCCGACGGCCTGGGCTAGTCATTGAATTCCGAAGATTCATTGAGCTCCTCGCCGATGCTGATGTTGCGTTTGGTAAAAATCCCTCCATTGATCTCAACCGCCGCCCGACCGTAATCATGCACCTGCTCCATCTGCTTAAAGGCAAGGGTGCCGCCGCTCACATCAAAGCCCAGTTCGACCTCATCGCGTCCGTAAAACTTTGAGATAGTCATATTGATGGGTGTCGATTGAGGAACCGATGGATCGATCCGCATCACCATACCC encodes:
- a CDS encoding Gfo/Idh/MocA family oxidoreductase codes for the protein MMNRRHFLKGTTLAAAPLFLPRSLFGSSSPSNTINLGFIGMGGQGQGRNLRGFISNENVRVIAVCDCHLKRARQAKRAVDKTYQNKECALYQDFRDLLAREDIDAVVISTPDQWHVPMSLMALEAGKHVFCEKPTLTIVEGRDLVGAFAASDRVFQWGIEDRTMTKYYLLAGWARSGLIGDIHEVNCTLPKHDPFSREEPVAPPKELDWNLWLGPAPFVEYTPSALDMFHWRLNSDYGGGMLSDWGTHLCDTAQVGLGVDETGPVEAFGTSRELDSSAWNTDTPIDFELTLKYENGAELHVADNATYKTLLLEFKGSNGWVRCTGWDGKLEASDPTILRTRNFGPEANYWPKPKVEHEDFIDAIVAGHRETAYDPEAGHRLCTALHVGHIALREGHRVGWDPREESFTTDRTSNEASKVYTREDRDWENA